The following coding sequences are from one Candidatus Krumholzibacteriia bacterium window:
- a CDS encoding transposase, producing the protein MYGAWISRRGHAVICVRWGYTESFPPVLSCGCCWPCSWSARVVYATSAISTGLTVERACRGYNPHHHEVPSYFPITAHLAQTGHVIGLKNRAGNVHDGKTALPFLRDVFADLQEISPGSKLEIRMDGAFFRRDLLVWLESRAEYAIKVPFYQWLGLKGLIQKRRRWKCVAEGLDGFEVILPIETWGIERRVAIYRKKVWHKSPKNYQLDLFDPDDGHYEYSAIVTNKTVGLRALWDFMAGRGAHEKVLSELKGAYAFDAIPTHDYAANSTWQILSVMAHNLMVSFQIEAGATRRRPTAKRSPLFELRRMATMRFEWICRAGLVQRPRGRATLRMARSLPARRTVERLVRALQAA; encoded by the coding sequence CTGCGTCCGCTGGGGCTACACCGAGTCTTTCCCGCCGGTTCTGTCGTGCGGCTGCTGTTGGCCATGCTCCTGGTCGGCGCGCGTCGTCTACGCCACGTCGGCTATCTCGACGGGCCTGACCGTCGAGCGAGCGTGTCGTGGCTACAATCCGCATCACCACGAGGTCCCGAGCTACTTCCCGATCACCGCGCACCTCGCCCAGACCGGACACGTGATCGGCCTGAAGAACCGCGCGGGCAACGTCCACGACGGCAAGACCGCGCTGCCTTTCCTGCGAGACGTCTTCGCCGATCTCCAGGAGATCAGCCCGGGATCGAAACTGGAGATCCGCATGGATGGGGCCTTCTTCCGGCGGGATCTGCTGGTCTGGCTCGAGTCGCGTGCGGAGTACGCGATCAAGGTCCCCTTCTACCAATGGCTCGGCCTGAAGGGTCTCATCCAGAAACGGCGACGCTGGAAGTGCGTGGCCGAAGGCCTCGACGGCTTCGAGGTGATCTTGCCGATCGAGACTTGGGGAATCGAGCGACGCGTGGCGATCTACCGCAAGAAGGTCTGGCACAAGAGCCCGAAGAACTACCAGCTCGACCTGTTCGATCCCGACGACGGGCATTACGAGTACTCGGCGATCGTGACGAACAAGACGGTCGGCCTGCGTGCGCTGTGGGACTTCATGGCCGGACGCGGCGCGCACGAGAAGGTGCTGTCCGAACTGAAGGGCGCCTATGCCTTCGATGCGATTCCGACACACGACTACGCCGCGAACAGCACCTGGCAGATCCTGTCGGTGATGGCGCACAATCTCATGGTCAGCTTTCAGATCGAAGCGGGAGCGACGCGAAGAAGACCAACCGCGAAACGATCGCCGCTTTTCGAGCTACGACGCATGGCGACGATGCGATTCGAGTGGATCTGCCGAGCAGGGCTCGTGCAACGGCCACGAGGCCGGGCGACACTCAGGATGGCCCGTAGCCTGCCGGCCCGGAGGACCGTCGAACGACTCGTTCGGGCCCTCCAGGCGGCGTGA